A stretch of the Comamonas testosteroni TK102 genome encodes the following:
- a CDS encoding TIGR01777 family oxidoreductase has translation MRILLTGGTGLIGQALCRLWRSQGHDLWVWSRTPQQVEKLCQGSKGIAHLDSLDGSAPFDAVVNLAGAPIATHRWSAERCELLWNSRIDLTRTLVDWMGRQVSIPQVLISGSAVGWYGDGEEQWLSEDSSPGNIDFGSRLCVAWEQEAARARQQLGVRVVLLRTAPVLTAAGGMLARLLPSFKRGLGCRLGSGQQWMPWIHIDDQVALIDYLLKDESCSGPYNACAPGVVRNIDFTQILARELGKPALLHLPAWALRLALGEMSVLLLGGQRLVPQRAQDAGFSWRYPELPGALRHLLRVA, from the coding sequence ATTGGACAGGCTCTCTGTCGACTCTGGCGGAGCCAAGGTCATGACCTCTGGGTGTGGAGCCGAACTCCTCAGCAGGTGGAGAAATTGTGCCAGGGCTCCAAGGGTATAGCGCATCTTGATTCACTCGATGGTAGTGCTCCATTCGATGCTGTCGTCAACTTAGCAGGAGCGCCCATTGCAACTCACCGTTGGTCTGCAGAGCGCTGCGAGCTTTTGTGGAACAGCCGAATTGACCTGACGCGAACCTTGGTGGATTGGATGGGCAGGCAAGTTTCGATACCGCAAGTGTTGATCTCCGGCTCTGCTGTCGGCTGGTACGGTGACGGCGAAGAACAGTGGCTATCAGAAGACAGTTCCCCGGGCAACATCGATTTCGGAAGCCGCCTATGCGTGGCCTGGGAGCAGGAGGCCGCACGCGCGCGCCAGCAATTGGGAGTTCGCGTTGTATTGCTGCGCACAGCCCCCGTCTTGACGGCTGCCGGGGGAATGCTGGCGCGGCTGCTGCCGTCATTCAAACGAGGGCTTGGTTGCAGGCTGGGCAGCGGCCAGCAGTGGATGCCATGGATACACATCGATGACCAAGTCGCTCTCATCGACTACCTTCTGAAGGACGAGAGCTGCAGCGGGCCTTACAACGCCTGTGCACCTGGGGTGGTGCGCAATATTGACTTCACGCAGATCCTTGCTAGGGAGTTAGGCAAACCGGCCCTGTTGCACCTACCGGCATGGGCGTTGCGACTCGCACTGGGGGAAATGTCCGTTCTGTTGCTGGGAGGTCAACGCCTGGTTCCGCAGCGCGCGCAGGATGCTGGATTTTCTTGGCGATATCCTGAACTGCCCGGAGCGTTAAGGCA